A single region of the Vicia villosa cultivar HV-30 ecotype Madison, WI linkage group LG4, Vvil1.0, whole genome shotgun sequence genome encodes:
- the LOC131597876 gene encoding uncharacterized protein LOC131597876 has translation MLLIQNGMDSQAIERVKDLTEEVIKWNHLEEKIIMQRSKIDWLKMGDENSTFFYAYLKTKQKTKSIIMLRKNDGTVITKQKYIEQEILEFYRSLMGTDSPNLVHINVEAMRKGKQVNWEQRVYLQSNVTLSEIETALKGIGDLKSLGVDGYGAKFYKSSWNIIKEDVISAIQEFFSQGKMHSNFNKTVVTLNNCKDSHC, from the coding sequence ATGTTACTTATACAGAATGGAATGGACAGTCAAGCCATAGAGAGGGTGAAGGATCTCACTGAGGAGGTTATCAAATGGAACCACCTGGAGGAAAAGATTATAATGCAGAGATCAAAAATCGATTGGTTAAAGATGGGTGATGAGAATAGTACATTTTTTTATGCCTATCTCAAAACCAAACAGAAAACCAAGAGTATTATAATGCTGAGGAAGAATGATGGAACAGTCATAACAAAGCAAAAATATATTGAACAGGAGATTCTTGAGTTCTACAGGAGCCTTATGGGGACTGATAGCCCTAACCTAGTCCATATTAATGTAGAAGCAATGAGGAAGGGGAAGCAGGTTAATTGGGAGCAGAGAGTTTATCTTCAAAGCAATGTGACACTGTCTGAAATTGAAACTGCTCTCAAAGGCATTGGTGATCTTAAGAGTCTAGGTGTCGATGGATATGGAGCAAAGTTTTATAAGTCTAGTTGGAATATCATAAAAGAGGATGTGATCTCAGCCATACAAGAGTTCTTTAGTCAGGGGAAGATGCATAGTAACTTCAACAAAACAGTGGTGACCCTTAATAATTGCAAGGATTCTCACTGCTAG